The DNA region ACAATATTGAAGAAGTTGCTAAAGCCGGTGTTAACGTTTTTGTTATGGGGTCGTCTATTTATGCTATGGAAGATGTAGCTTCCGTTACAAGAGCTTATAAAAAAAGACTAAAGGCATTGGAAAGCACAGTATGAAAAGGGCTCTTGTTGTAACGGGGGGACACGTCTTGACAAATCAACTAAAAGAAGTTGTGGCTCAGACGGATTTTGATCTTAAAATAGGTGTCGATCATGGTATTGATTATATGGCAGAATGTGGCATAGTACCAAATATCATTTTAGGTGATTTTGATTCTTGTGAGTCAAACACTTTGGCTTATTATGAGAAAAAAAATGTAGAAAAAATTGTTTTCCCGGATAAAAAAGATATGACCGATACCCAGCTGGCCTTTGAATTGATGGTTGAGCGCTCTTTGGATGAAGTTGTTGTTTTAGGTGCATCAGGAAGTAGGCAAGATCATACCCTAGCAAACCTATTGCTTATGGCATATTATGGAAAGA from Petrocella atlantisensis includes:
- a CDS encoding thiamine diphosphokinase, which codes for MKRALVVTGGHVLTNQLKEVVAQTDFDLKIGVDHGIDYMAECGIVPNIILGDFDSCESNTLAYYEKKNVEKIVFPDKKDMTDTQLAFELMVERSLDEVVVLGASGSRQDHTLANLLLMAYYGKKYKLIYLDAHNRIELAKSYQSIEKSHYDYISLVPLSENVYGVSFLGVKYPLNKATLNAFSSYGISNEITEASAKLWVDEGDLLIIESKDI